In one Pygocentrus nattereri isolate fPygNat1 chromosome 21, fPygNat1.pri, whole genome shotgun sequence genomic region, the following are encoded:
- the sox12 gene encoding transcription factor SOX-12: MTLETLLNRVCSCIMVQQKYSTAMDRDSSREVFVGLGAEDADEVFGHVPSSKDPNWCKTPTGHIKRPMNAFMVWSQIERRKIMEQWPDMHNAEISKRLGKRWKLLPDYEKIPFIKEAERLRLKHMADYPDYKYRPRKKSKCCTPVKIGDKLPLKASKSHSGRSANFTSKGLKIKPNSSKHKVNFNGNKHKSYSESMSDDDTVDVNLASPVTLQDDQNQTSLVVLHQQTTIPIKDQQPIPQLRVKVPTSQPSNLQSLSSDSGSQAPSEVRASEARGSNSGRSSTPTSISSSSFVSSASSDEELDEEILHIISNTNFDSMPMDCSTLDKDFEAFHANSGSHFDFPDYCTPEVNEMISGDLLVPSISDLVFTY; this comes from the coding sequence ATGACTCTAGAGACACTTCTGAATAGAGTGTGCTCCTGCATCATGGTTCAGCAAAAATACTCTACAGCCATGGACAGAGATTCGAGCCGAGAGGTGTTCGTGGGACTGGGAGCAGAGGATGCTGATGAAGTGTTTGGACATGTCCCGTCCAGCAAAGACCCTAACTGGTGCAAAACTCCCACTGGGCACATCAAACGACCCATGAACGCATTCATGGTGTGGTCCCAAATTGAGAGACGGAAGATCATGGAGCAGTGGCCTGACATGCACAATGCAGAAATCTCCAAGCGCCTCGGAAAACGCTGGAAATTGCTCCCAGACTATGAGAAGATACCCTTCAtcaaagaggcagagagactgCGCCTGAAGCACATGGCTGACTATCCTGACTACAAGTACCGTCCCAGGAAGAAGAGCAAGTGCTGCACACCTGTCAAAATTGGGGACAAGCTCCCACTAAAAGCCAGCAAGTCCCATTCAGGTAGATCTGCCAATTTCACCAGCAAAGGGCTCAAAATTAAACCCAACTCCTCCAAACACAAAGTGAACTTCAATGGCAATAAACACAAGAGCTACAGTGAGAGCATGAGTGATGATGACACAGTGGATGTAAACCTGGCAAGTCCAGTGACCCTGCAAGATGACCAGAATCAGACAAGTCTTGTTGTCCTCCACCAGCAGACCACTATTCCCATCAAAGACCAGCAGCCCATTCCTCAACTCAGAGTCAAAGTGCCCACCTCACAGCCCAGCAATCTCCAGAGTCTCTCCTCTGACAGTGGGTCTCAGGCACCCTCAGAGGTCAGGGCCTCTGAGGCACGAGGGTCTAATTCTGGAAGATCCTCTACGCCGACCTCCATCAGCTCCTCCTCCTTTGTTTCATCAGCTTCTTCAGATGAGGAACTGGATGAGGAAATCTTGCATATCATATCCAACACAAACTTTGACAGCATGCCTATGGACTGCTCCACTCTGGACAAGGACTTTGAAGCGTTTCATGCCAACTCAGGATCCCACTTTGACTTTCCAGACTACTGCACTCCAGAGGTGAACGAGATGATTTCTGGGGACTTACTTGTACCAAGCATCTCTGACCTGGTGTTTACCTACTAA